The DNA window TTTAGAGGGATTCTTGAGTAGACTATCAAGTTTTGGAAGTTAGACGTTGGATTATTATTTACCATGCTTTCATAGAAATAGAAGTCTAACAAGATTCAAGTTAAAACTATGTGTTTAGCTAGTTTTAGTTCGGTAATTATTTGAGTATGCTTAACAATCGTAGAGTGAAAATTATAGTTAACTTTTACAGTAGCAATTATAGAGAGGGTATCATTTGATCTTTGGTTACCAAAGCATTAATGAGGCGATAATAAAATATAACCCCACCATACTATCATTGAACGACAAAAATAGTAACAGCATAAATTGCACAACTTGAACATCATCTAATGAATATTCAGAGCTTTAAAGTTACATACATGATACAACACACTTGACATAATAGTACACAAGCTAGAGATGGTTGCTAATAGGTCCACACCCACACCCAGTCCCTAACTCCACTAATCCCAGAAAAAAAGtttgagaaggaaaaaaagtagagaaggGTAAACTGAAGACCTAAGATGGCTTCACATTTCTCTCACAACACCAACCACTCCTAAAACTAGTCTCTTTCTATGTATGTACATAGGTTGACCACCGAACATTTCATACAAACATCGCTTCGAAAAACCAGCTCCCACCTCTGTTCATTTGCCTGTTTTCACCTGCAGATCTTTTCTCTTCCCCTTGACAGATTTAGGCCTCTGCATCTGTTTTGAGGGCGGACCCACCAGCAGCAGACGCGACATCACGTAGGACAGGAGCTCCTCACGGTGAGAGAACGTGAAGTCCAGGTGCGCGTACTCAAACTCGCTGAAGGACACCTCCACTCCTGCATCCTTCATCACTTTGTAGTGGTTCCTCACCATGGATGGCTTGATCACCCTGTCCTTCCTCCCGGCCACGAGATCGACGGGGATATCGATCAAGCTGTAGTACTCCCCCAGGTCCAACGGCTCTGGGGAACCATACACCTCCATATTTGCAGCGGGACTGCCATAGTCGAACATTGCAAATTTCTTGGAGCGCTTCATCTGCGCCAGATGCAGTGCCACCTGGAACGCGACGCCTGGCATGTCGTTCATATTGTAGTGTGGTAGACCTAAAACGCCTACCCAGTTTGAGCTGTCCCCACCCACCACATAACTCATGAGTGTCTGTACCAGTCCCCCGACAGCAGGTAAGTTGTGGAAGTCGCGAGCCAACTTATTTAGCAGCATACGGAAAAACCTAGTGGGAATGTAGAAGGCTGGCAAGATAGGTGCTAACAGAGGAGCAAGCAGGAAAAACAGGAACTCCGATACTGTGAATACGACTGTAGAATCATGGTGAAAGCCAGCTGGTGAGAGTAGGATCATTCTGGACAGTCTATGGGGCTTTTCCTCTATCCGACGAGTTATAGCATATATCAGAATGGCAGCTCCTCCTAGGCTGTGACAAATTGCACAAAGTTTGTAAGGTTGATCGCTGTTACTTTCTTCCTTGGGATCAGATTGGTTAGACTTCAATTCAGAAATCTTAATGTCGTGTATCTTCTCTACCATTGCTGGTATATCTCGAGTCCCATGCTCATTAATTGAGTATTTCCAATATCTGCACAAATTTAGTTTAATCAGGAGCATTATAGAAAATGTAACCTGATAAGGTCAACCCTCTAAAAAGGGTATGAGACATAATAAACTCTGAAGCTTTCCATAatgtgaaaatataaaaatatataatttgaatACTTAGTACTCAAGTAATATCCTTTTATGATGGAAACAGAAAAAGGAAAAGCATCTTTCAATATGGGATACCAACTTCAATCAGTGGTAAACATAACTAATGGGCACTACTTATTAGTGTGTTTCCACGAGACACAGTTCTCTTGTTTTTTGCCTTCACAACTTAGTTTGGTCTGTCTTTGAACAAATGCAACATATGAAGCACCTACAAAGATTATACTTCCATATGCAGGTACTCTTAGATCTTAAAGCTATTCGTGGCAGAATGGTGCCTAATTTGTGGGATTGGAGAATGGGAACCAAACAAATCCATGTTCATGTCAGTAGGTTCCTTCCAAGCCAAATCCTAGCATCAGCAAGGAGATTTCTACTTGCAACACttttttggctatttccaccTAGATATATTTATTAAGAGttcaaacaaaattaacaaCCACTTCAACTTAGCTACCCCTGCCCTCATAAACATTGAATTGAACTGTCCGCAATGGAAGACTGGATATAGGAGGAGTAATGCACATACAATATGGAATTAAAGTGAATTGACAAAGACCATCTACCGGTAATAGAACAATCTTTATTACCCAGATACTGCTGGAGCTTATTATAAACTTACTCTATGAGATTATCTGATCAATAAATTGTGACCAGtccatttttttatcattattgatTAGTATGCCACAAATAGGGAGCCACTTACTGCCGTGATGAGATATTCTTGTCGATATGTTCTCTTGAAACCAATCCCCGTAAATTTCCAAGAAAAACATCATAACCTGCATATAAGAGGGGGGGAAATCACTCTCAAGGATTATACTTGCACTAGATATGTTCAAGAACCGAGTTTGGCTATTGGTATATTATACGAACCTTGATCAAAGGCTGCAAAAGCAGGAGAACCGACAACACCATTTGACACCCAACTGTAAATTTATCTAGTGTCAGAATATGGGTAAAGGacaataaaattatttgaagGATACAAAAATAACATGAGCACGATTATCAAATGCTCAACACTTATACTATATAAGACATGCGAAACAATTAGAAGACTTTACAGGTCAAAACAAGTATTACTTCCCTATAAATTACCCCCCTGATTGATCTATAACATAACTTACCCCATAGATGAATCTAGTATTCCATGCTGCAGATAGACAACTTTTCGTGAATCTCTCCTGCATTAAGTTTACAAACATCAAATTgcaattttttatttcctttctcgGAGTGGAACAGCAAAGTGCTTCTGATATAAATCGCAATAAAACAAGAAGTGAACTAGACAACTGATCATGTGTTTTGCTCACAAACCTTGGAATTCTTTCCAGAAGAAGTACATAGCCATCAGTTGTAACTACACGGATAGCTTCATAAGGATACctaaaacataaaaagaaaacaGAGAAGAATTCTTAGATAGATAAGAATTATTTTGCCCTCCAACGCTAATAACTTGAACCCTAAcaaaaaatatatgaattaaCATATAGTGATTCATAAGGAGCAGTGACGACTTTTGAAAACTAGAGATGATAGGACATAGGGCAGGGGAAGGGGGTTTGATCTGAAGTGGCAAACCACCAAAAGTTGAagatcaaaatggaaaaaactaCACAGTATGACCTCAATGCACATGCACTTATTTCTAACATAAATGATAAAACGTCCAGCATATCCCTACGAAACTGGAGCCTCAACACACAACGCCATTTAGACTGTTCATATGGGAGAGGAAATGACCACAGAAAAGATAACATTAGGTCATGTTTCTCATACCCAAGCTCCGTTATGACATCTTGACATGTCCTGGCATCGGTATTGAGGTTGAAAGACGATTTCCTTTCTGAAGGAGCTGGATCCTTATCTGATAGAACAGTAGTGGGGCAAGAAGTGACAAAATCCTCAGAAGGAATGTCGTTGTGAAAACTGAGTTTGGATAAGAACCACCGGCATACACTTCCCAAGGTATCTGCTGGAGATAGAATGCTATGGGCCGCCTTGTGAACAACATCGAATGCAGATTCTATAGAAAACTCAATTGCTAGGTGGAGATCCTAGAAATAAGCAAGATATTATGTGGCATACTGTTGTAATGTAATTGCAATCAAGATATAGTCCAGTAAACTCATGGTCCCACAATAAGAAATGTATCATGTCACCATTTTTGTTATCATTTCTGATGTCAAGCACATATTATACCCTATGAGGTTGAGGGACTAACAAGAAACGGATGagatataaatttatgtatgtCAATCAGTTGGCCCTCTTATATCACATTTTCATTAAGTTCTAGTTAATTAATCAATAGGTTGAGAGCCAGCCAGATAATAAAAAGAAGAGGAACAGATGTACATATGTAATTCAGTCAAGCAATCTTATATTTCACATTCCTGTTGAGTTGTAGATAATAGACAAGCATCACAGGATATAATCAAGGAAAGGCAGTTTAAGAACAGAAATCACAACATCAATGCTCAAAATAGAGACTGTTTAGAATACCGCTGTGGGTATTGTATAACAGGAACTCAAGAAACTGAAAACAACTGTAGCGAGGCCCCATCATCATCTTGGGAAAAGATTACGTAAATGAGCATTGCAACATACCTCAACGACGCCATGTCTGCGATCAGTGGCCCGTTGAACAAAATGATCCTTTAGACTTTGCAGTCTTCTAGGAGATTGTGCAACTGAAGGATAGTTTCCAGAACTCCTCGGGGTATTAATGATATATAGTGGCAGGGCAAAAAGTAATTTCACAGGATACAAAGCCCATGAGATTATACATCCTATCCACCATATCCAACTTCTATTCTGTTTCGTAAAATTACTTTCTCGTGAGAATCGGGAACTTTGTGACAGAGGAGATGGAGGATAAATATCACAATCTTCTCCATCGGATGAATAATCCACACTTGAGGACGTGTCAGAATCAACAGAAAATTCATGAATGAATTGATTGAAAGACGATACACCACTGCACACATTCAAACATTGTTCATGTCAAGCAAGGATTATTTACAAAAAATCATCTAGTGACAGACAAGGGTGGATACCAAGTTTTCAACTCAGACATAAGTGATCTTATCGTCCGTGTCTTGTAAAATTTCATATTcctaatattaaatttcaaaagaTGCACCAAAAATGCATTCCCAACAAAGATACACGAAAATCACGAACTAAGCAGGTTTGTGCTTAATTTTGGAATAGGTCAGCCCCATACATTCAAAATGAGTGGAAAAATTATGCAGAATGCAGTCGCATCAATAACTTAGTACATTAGATGAAAAAGAATATCCTTCATTTTAAGCGTCTATTCAGACTTTGACTGCACATTCAGAACTATCAGCAGAAGAACATATATGATGTTATCATCTTCAGGGCAATGCTGAACATAATAATCAATAAATCTGCTAAATTTGAAAAACATTACACATAAAAGCTAGATAATTATTCACAGAGTAACTACTGCAGTTCTTTAATGATTTTATATTGAAAGAAATGAAACTTACTTTTCCATCCAACGAGGAAGTCGAGGTCCGCGGAAAGTTGGCCTAAGCTCCCAACCATGAATGCCTTCAAGAATGGAAGCCTTCCCAGGCAAAATAGACAATAAAAGTGCTGACACTCCATTTATCAGTCTTACAATATTGTGAAGAGATTCATAAGTGAACGTCTTTACGGACCTAAAAATTATATCAACAAGTAAAAGAATTAAAAGTGTAACATCTCTAAGGGTTATCATAATGTCTTTCATAGAAAAAAGATTACGAAGAGGAGAATAAATGGCTATAGAAAAGAATCATCATAAAATGTATGAAAGCTTTAGAATCACTTCAACACTCTCAAGGTGGTACTTGCTGACATATTTTAAATCTTGTAAAGCGGGAAGAGGTACAGAACTACCAAACTCACTCGTTCACAAAGAAACCGAACATGTTATGACATACTAGTGTAATTGTGTAGTCGGGACAAACAGTAACGTAAAGAGACAccgatttacgtggttcacaaACGTTGTAttggctacgtccacgggcagGAAAGGAGAACATAATGTATTAGGGTTGTGTTTTCCGATTAAAGAGTTATGTGTCAtacttctatataaataggcacacagacAACGAGCAAGACAATTAAGGCCTAATACAAAAACATTGCATAGCAAGACCCCCATTTGACTAGCGGCAAACGGTCCAGATTCAATGCATACTAACAGAACATATATCATACTTTGTGTAGTATGAAGGATTTTCCGAAAGTAACGTGTTGCTGTTGCAATAATGTCGTTATGCATGCCCTGCTGCACAAATGCCCCACGTgataaaatcacaaatttgtCCTGAACACAAATGCATAGAACTTATAGATACCTTTACATACTTCGTATTTCATCAGGTGATACATAAACTTAATCACACAGAAATCCCTCAGAAGCTCCAACAATAAAAGACATCAACTTAATCGGACATTTCATTATCCTCATATTCATGTCTAACCATTCTCTGCAGCCAGTGAACATAAAATAGCTCCATTTTGATATTCGGATATGCATATACAGCCTCAACTCCATATTAAGAACAAACAAACAGAGTTTGGCTGCCAGTAATGCAATCCAATTAActatttccccccccccccctccccaaaaaaaatccaatttttttgaGTAACAAGACTAGTTCATGTTAATTCCGCCACATAATCCTTTACAAGCAGCTCCTGATCCGTTATGTAAATCTGACTCAATTACTACTAACTCTGTCTTCATAGACATCCCTCCAAAAGCCAGCTAATTACCATATATGCTCAAATCGCCACTAATCAACATCTAACGATAATCAACATAATTCTAAAAAGCATAAACAAAAACGAGCCGAATTCTCTAACTGAACAGAAGAACAGATAGCTCCAGGATCAAATCATATTCATCAGCAAAACCCAGCCCCAAATTAATCATACAATTAACGATTTTAAAAATCAGCAAGGCGCGTGAAACGAGGGGAAAAAAGGGGAAATAAGACTCACTCTTTAGTTACAGCTAGAACAGTGTCAACAGCCCTTTGCATCGCAATCGGTATTCTGCTCCTATTTTTAGTTgaatttttctaattattaaGAAATTCCCAAAAATAGCCGAGGAGTGATACGAATCAAGGAAGAGATCGAGAGAAATGTGGAAGGAGAATAGGGATTGACAAAAGGGAGAGAATCCGCCAAATCAAAATAAAGTGTATTCAAGTGCAACGAAGTCGATTCTTGTCGTCCGGATAAAGGCTGCAGAAGCCATGATTACACACGCGACAAAGAAAATAACTGTTACTTTTTGATACGTGGTGTTCCTGCgtttttcttgttttattttctgatgACGTGTCCCTTACTTGGGCGTTTACCcgattttatcaaaataattttgttatattGAAAGGCGGTTTGGCCATTTATTACAGCATTTAATAGCTCAAACTTACAAAATTAATTGTACAAtgtcataaaaataatattgcCTCCGTCCAAAAATCCATGTTAGAAATAGActatacgagttttaatatcaTTCGTTCCAATTATAAACGGAATTTTTTAGGGTGGAGTTTAAAAAATTGTATATTTAGCGtgttaagtactccctccgtcccgggctactcgcccctttccttttcggcacggagattaaggaatgggtgtataggaaagtcaaaaatgacggctgtaggtgaaattttttactaaaaatggaaagagtgcaagtaacttgggacgcccaaaaaggaaataagtgcgagtagtgcgggacggagggagtactatctaTTCAAGATATTTATTTTCtgtatttgaaaataaatctctATCTCatctctcttcattaaaatattcaactatcttTTTTTCTTACTTACTCCACCTAATAACTCTTCCTCAAATTTTGTGACGTTCAAGAATATGAACATCTTAAATAGGACGATGGAAGTAGATAgataaaaaataagagagagtagAAAGTAAAGCGAATATTTTTACTGAATAAAGATGAAAGAGTaaaaaaagtgagaaaaaaGTGTTTATTATTATGActaatatatatgaaaatgaatcaactataaagaaactttttaaaatggaaaaatgactcaattatgagAGAAGTAGAGAACTATGCGAGtattttttccatttcaaacaACTTTGCTCAATGCTCATTCCTCCATTTTCGATCATTCAAGGTACTTGTATTAttctaattttgataaaaaaaattattttttcctattttacacttttttaaaaatattttattatacttttatttttttatatattttattatctttctaTTTAACCTTCAAACATCAATTTTCTTGAATCATGCAAAAAAAATGCATCaactttaaattaaaaaaaagttattaaattaataattaatgaaaaattaaGTTCACctcattaaaaaataattttataaaaatagataaaaacgTGTTTGTATACGGACCAAATATACTATCCTTCTGGAATCAATTGGTTATTTGGgcattttattttgttctcttCGTTTGGAGAATGTTTCGAATAATCAGGTTTGGCATAATGTGTGCTAATTTGTCCTTAAAATCATATAAGTTCAGTATAAAATAGATCTTGAAAATTTAAGATACAAGTAAATGAGCACATTACCGAAGTTCAGAAAAAAAATGTAAGCACAAGTTTACTGTATTTGGAGTTTTCTCAACGAAATCCTTTTCAAGTCGGATTTGTAAGGtgcaaattgaatttaaaatctTTATCAGATTCGCAACATTTTGAAGTATGTATACTTTTTGGGACTAAATCAAAAGTAgattttaacatttttaatcATAAAGCGCAGAAGGAATTTACCTactccaataaaaaaaattagccaAATATTGGTACTACTTGACGAGAACTTGAGAAATGGACACAAAAATAATGATTTGACACTCTAACGAAGTAGTGTGCAGCGGAGACAACTCCTTGCTatgtgatggatccgcgaatttctgatgttagtaattgctggtagagaatgaaaactacgacacaaagaatttacgtggttcgatttactgaagtaaatctacgtccacgggaagaagggagggcaagattgtattgcttgatctgttttctacagcttacaaatacaaacttgctatttgctattttatctctagagagcttaac is part of the Salvia splendens isolate huo1 chromosome 22, SspV2, whole genome shotgun sequence genome and encodes:
- the LOC121787626 gene encoding lipase 3-like translates to MQRAVDTVLAVTKESVKTFTYESLHNIVRLINGVSALLLSILPGKASILEGIHGWELRPTFRGPRLPRWMENGVSSFNQFIHEFSVDSDTSSSVDYSSDGEDCDIYPPSPLSQSSRFSRESNFTKQNRSWIWWIGCIISWALYPVKLLFALPLYIINTPRSSGNYPSVAQSPRRLQSLKDHFVQRATDRRHGVVEDLHLAIEFSIESAFDVVHKAAHSILSPADTLGSVCRWFLSKLSFHNDIPSEDFVTSCPTTVLSDKDPAPSERKSSFNLNTDARTCQDVITELGYPYEAIRVVTTDGYVLLLERIPRRDSRKVVYLQHGILDSSMGWVSNGVVGSPAFAAFDQGYDVFLGNLRGLVSREHIDKNISSRQYWKYSINEHGTRDIPAMVEKIHDIKISELKSNQSDPKEESNSDQPYKLCAICHSLGGAAILIYAITRRIEEKPHRLSRMILLSPAGFHHDSTVVFTVSEFLFFLLAPLLAPILPAFYIPTRFFRMLLNKLARDFHNLPAVGGLVQTLMSYVVGGDSSNWVGVLGLPHYNMNDMPGVAFQVALHLAQMKRSKKFAMFDYGSPAANMEVYGSPEPLDLGEYYSLIDIPVDLVAGRKDRVIKPSMVRNHYKVMKDAGVEVSFSEFEYAHLDFTFSHREELLSYVMSRLLLVGPPSKQMQRPKSVKGKRKDLQVKTGK